The Scophthalmus maximus strain ysfricsl-2021 chromosome 7, ASM2237912v1, whole genome shotgun sequence genome includes a window with the following:
- the LOC118315799 gene encoding sodium channel protein type 4 subunit alpha B-like isoform X1, with translation MMSRKTWFDFWSREDLKTNQMRLDPSQLKQLLGDSAVRAELHDARMVSLLPPVGTEIFRRFTPASLEERLKRKNEEVEEKDPPKPATHLEADKPLPFVYGDPPRKLLNSPLEELDPFYQSQKTFIVISQGNVLQRFNAESSCFLLSPFSLMRTFAIRILTHSLLPLFVLLTILSNCVVMTMNDPPAWTNTAEFLFSAVFVFEVVVKIASRGVCIGTFTFLRDPWNWLDVAVVITTFLTASVNLRKASVVRMIPRVMKMISVYPGVKMTAGALVQSVKRLAHVMVFSLFVLSILALIGLQLFMGTLRQKCVIWPMSNQTYPFHQYINSPENLYFLSGRLDPLLCGNSSDSGACPECFTCLKTDTNPNYGFTNYDSFGFSLLSVVRLMGKDFWENLFQLMMRAASKTSVIAFVLVVFSGSFLLVSLLLVVVAMGLVEQVEATVAEDRRREEEFVQILEVMKRREEVMKMKEEEKEPAVYSVEDSEKHDPPQLKKLTELQENHSSCPPCCLSVVTWNCCGCWTRLKLRLCTFVTNPFFDLIIVVCIVFNCLFLAMEHFPMTMEFEQLLNVTSLFFTGIFTAEMLLRLMAMDPYHYFRVGWNVFDSIIVAVSLVELALADVVGFPALRCFKLMRGLRLARWWPTLHMLMKIIWTSVSALRNLTLVLLIMVFLFTVVGTKLFQDDYRDHVCSIMMTCELPRWHMHNFFNTFILIFRLLCGEWIETLWDCMEVSGQTTCLIFFIVVFVTINLLVLHLFLALFLSSIRGDYLVAPIEKGGNNLKIAIDQIKAGVAWILEHFWTLLGKKNPVNSHHKVVNGKENSKEYLGLTLVTSDQPLSESKVRGNNYGNKTSECHNSASCRVPVAEAEVDLKMSESEEEKHKDEDSETHRGNTPEDCCCYSSFLDVDASQTKGRVLSNFRRACFSIVQHKLFKAFIIFIIVLSSAALVFEDIHLQQHPVISMVLDKADQVFTLLFLLEMLLKWIACGFKKYFTSAGCWLDFLILAVSLMSLTQGMLGYSELGAGLSLRTLRALRPLRALSRFQGLRVVLKALAASVPSMFDVLLVSVFVWFLFSVVGVNLFAGKFSYCFNETSEEFFLPEQVNNKSECLFLMQENFTDVRWKKMKVHYDNVAAGYLSLLQVATFHGWMDIMYSAVDSSEVESQPVYESNIYIYLYFVCFIIIGCFFTFNLFIRVFINTLHQLRHKFGGKRVFMTDEQQNFSRSMKKLFNKPQKRVPRPQNQCQARLFDLVTTRSFEVVIGALICLNIVTKMVETDQQSHETEAILYCINFIFIIIFFIEFLLKIVALRRHYFSHCLNILDFTAIFITIVGFFFNDLIEKYFVSPSFVILLRLGRFGRIILLVRCFQGFRKLLVAFMMSLPALFNILLLHFLFMFTYSIFGMFSFAHVKREAQIDDMMNFETFVNSIICMLMVTTTAGWDGLLIPFLNTPPDCDPDGENPGSSVKGNCGNPTVGIVFFTSYITLSLLLVVLLYIAVFLETFNEDEPEQPSDDDLQMFYKTWRKFDADASQVIQYSQLSDFCDSLEDPLRIPKPNSIKLIHMDLPLLPGDKIHCVDILLALTAQVFGDSGQMDTLKAKMEEKFMTNNLSKLSYEPISSTVKRKQEEVAATVIQKAYRKHLLQDRDPEQPMAEPAGVAAGV, from the exons ATGATGAGCAGAAAGACGTGGTTTGACTTTTGGAGCAGAGAAGATCTGAAGACCAATCAGATGAGACTTGATCCTTCACAACT GAAGCAGTTGCTAGGCGACAGTGCAGTGCGGGCGGAGCTGCACGATGCCAGGATGgtctctctgctgccccctgttgGGACAGAGATCTTCAGACGCTTCACACCAGCCTCGTTGGAGGAGCGACTGAAGAGGAAGAATGAAGAG GTAGAGGAGAAAGACCCACCCAAACCAGCCACTCACCTAGAGGCAGACAAGCCCCTCCCATTTGTCTATGGGGACCCACCCCGCAAGCTTCTCAACAGCCcactggaggagctggatcCTTTCTACCAATCACAGAAG ACGTTCATCGTGATCAGTCAAGGAAACGTCCTCCAAAGGTTCAACGCCGAGTCATCCTGTTTCCTGCTGAGTCCGTTCAGTCTCATGAGGACCTTCGCCATCAGGATCCTCACTCATTC TTTGCTTCCTTTGTTCGTCCTGTTGACGATCTTGTCCAACTGTGTCGTCATGACAATGAATGATCCTCCAGCATGGACCAACACTGCAGA ATTCCTGTTCTCAGCCGTCTTCGTGTTTGAAGTGGTGGTGAAGATCGCGTCGAGAGGCGTCTGTATCGGCACCTTCACGTTCCTCAGAGATCCGTGGAACTGGCTGGACGTCGCTGTCGTCATAACAAC ATTTCTGACGGCGTCGGTGAATCTGAGAAAAGCTTCTGTTGTGAGGATGATTCCCcgagtgatgaagatgatatcAGTCtacccag gtgTGAAGATGACAGCCGGAGCTCTCGTCCAATCAGTGAAGAGACTGGCTCATGTCATGGTGTTCTCACTGTTCGTCCTCAGTATCTTGGCCCTGATTGGTCTGCAGCTCTTCATGGGAACCCTGAGACAAAAATGTGTCATCTGGCCGATGAGCAACCAGACTTACCCCTTCCACCAGTACATCAACAGTCCTg agAATCTATACTTCCTCTCTGGTCGTTTGGACCCTTTGCTGTGTGGAAACAGCTCTGATTCCGG GGCCTGTCCGGAATGTTTCACGTGTTTGAAGACCGACACTAATCCAAACTACGGGTTCACCAACTACGACTCGTTtggtttctctctgctctctgtcgtCAGACTGATGGGCAAAGACTTCTGGGAAAACCTATTTCAGCTG ATGATGCGAGCTGCTAGTAAAACCTCTGTGATCGCCTTCGTGCTCGTCGTCTTCTCCGGCTCTTTCTTGCTCGTCAGCCTCCTCCTGGTGGTGGTTGCCATGGGGTTGGTTGAGCAGGTCGAGGCGACCGTTGCCGAGGACCgacggagagaagaagagtttgTTCAAATCCTCGAGGTGAtgaagagaagggaggaggtgatgaagatgaaagaggaagagaaggag cCTGCAGTCTACAGTGTGGAGGACTCTGAGAAACACGATCCACCACAGCTGAAGAAATTAACAG AGCTTCAGGAGAACCACAGCTCGTGTCCTCCATGTTGTTTGTCCGTAGTGACGTGGAACTGTTGTGGCTGTTGGACAAGGCTCAAACTGCGGCTCTGCACCTTCGTCACAAACCCGTTCTTTGACCTCATCATCGTCGTCTGCATCGTGTTCAACTGCCTCTTCCTCGCCATGGAGCATTTTCCAATGACCATGGAGTttgagcagctgctgaatgtcACATCCCTG TTTTTCACAGGGATCTTCACAGCTGAGATGCTCCTCAGGCTCATGGCCATGGACCCATACCATTACTTCCGG gtGGGCTGGAATGTCTTTGACAGCATCATCGTCGCAGTCAGTCTGGTGGAGCTGGCATTAGCAGATGTTGTTGGCTTTCCTGCGCTGCGCTGCTTCAAGTTG ATGCGGGGGCTGAGACTGGCCCGGTGGTGGCCCACTCTCCACATGTTGATGAAGATTATCTGGACTTCGGTCAGCGCCCTGAGGAACCTGACTCTTGTTCTGCTCATCATGGTCTTCTTGTTCACTGTTGTCGGCACAAAGCTGTTCCAGGACGACTACAGAGACCACGTCTGCTCCATCATGATGACCTGTGAGCTTCCTCGCTGGCACATGCACAACTTCTTCAACACCTTTATTCTCATCTTCAGGCTCCTCTGTGGAGAGTGGATCGAGACGCTGTGGGACTGCATGGAGGTCTCGGGTCAGACCACGTGTCTGATCTTCTTCATCGTGGTCTTCGTCACCATAAACCTGCTG GTCCTGCATCTCTTCTTGGCCTTGTTTCTAAGCTCGATCAGAGGTGATTATCTTGTGGCTCCAatagaaaaaggaggaaacaacCTGAAAATCGCCATAGACCAGATCAAAGCAGGTGTGGCCTGGATCCTGGAACATTTCTGGACTTTGCTAGGGAAGAAGAACCCTGTCAACTCACACCACAAAG TGGTCAACGGGAAGGAAAACAGTAAGGAGTACCTGGGCTTGACCTTAGTGACCTCAGACCAGCCGCTGTCAGAGAGCAAGGTCCGTGGTAATAACTATGGCAACAAGACCAGCGAGTGCCACAACAGCGCCTCCTGCAGGGTTCCTGTTGCCGAAGCCGAGGTCGACCTCAAGATGTCtgaaagtgaagaagagaagcacaaa GATGAAGACAGTGAGACTCATCGAGGAAACACACCTGAAGACTGCTGCTGTTaca gttcGTTCCTGGATGTGGACGCGTCCCAGACCAAAGGGAGGGTCTTGTCTAACTTCAGAAGAGCCTGTTTCTCCATCGTACAACACAAACTCTTTAAGGcgttcatcatcttcatcatcgtcctgAGCAGCGCAGCTCTG gTGTTTGAAGAcatccacctgcagcagcatccgGTCATATCAATGGTTCTGGACAAAGCAGACCAGGTGTTCACCCTCCTGTTCCTGCTGGAGATGCTTCTCAAGTGGATCGCCTGTGGATTCAAGAAGTACTTCACTAGCGCCGGGTGCTGGCTTGACTTCCTCATCTTGGCC GTATCTCTGATGTCACTGACCCAAGGCATGCTGGGATACTCTGAACTGGGAGCAGGCCTGTCTCTGAGGACGCTGAGAGCTCTGAGGCCCCTGAGGGCACTGTCTCGCTTTCAGGGCCTGAGG GTGGTGCTGAAGGCCCTGGCAGCAAGCGTCCCGTCCATGTTCGACGTGCTGCTGGTGTCCGTGTTCGTCTGGTTTCTCTTCAGCGTCGTTGGAGTGAATCTGTTCGCGGGAAAGTTCTCGTACTGTTTCAATGAGACATCAGAAGAATTTTTCTTACCTGAGCAGGTGAACAACAAGAGCGAGTGTTTGTTTCTGATGCAGGAAAACTTCACTGATGTCCgctggaagaagatgaaggtaCACTATGACAACGTGGCAGCAGGTTACCTGTCACTGCTGCAAGTG gcGACATTTCATGGCTGGATGGACATAATGTACTCAGCAGTGGACTccagtgag gtggagTCTCAGCCGGTGTATGAGTCCAACATCTACATTTACCTGTACTTCGTCTGTTTCATCATCATCGGCTGCTTCTTCACCTTCAACCTCTTCATCAGAGTCTTCATCAACACGCTGCACCAGCTGAGACACAAG TTTGGAGGGAAACGTGTTTTCATGACGGACGAGCAGCAGAACTTCTCCAGGTCCATGAAGAAACTGTTCAACAAACCTCAGAAACGTGTCCCACGACCTCAG AACCAGTGCCAGGCTCGGCTCTTTGACCTGGTGACCACTCGTTCTTTTGAGGTGGTCATTGGGGCGTTGATCTGCCTGAACATAGTGACCAAAATGGTAGAGACGGACCAGCAGAGCCACGAGACAGAAGCCATTCTGTACTGTATcaacttcatcttcatcatcatctttttcaTTGAGTTCCTCCTGAAGATCGTCGCGCTCAGACGGCACTACTTCTCCCACTGCTTGAACATTCTGGACTTCACGGCCATTTTCATAACCATTGTAG gtTTCTTCTTCAATGACCTCATCGAAAAGTATTTTGTCTCACCGAGTTTCGTCATTCTTCTCCGATTGGGTCGTTTTGGTCGGATCATCCTTCTCGTTCGCTGTTTCCAGGGGTTCCGGAAGTTACTTGTGGCCTttatgatgtcacttcctgcccTCTTCAACATTTTGCTCCTCCACTTTCTCTTCATGTTCACCTACTCCATCTTTGGCATGTTTAGCTTTGCCCATGTGAAGAGGGAAGCCCAGATTGACGACATGATGAACTTCGAGACGTTTGTGAACAGTATAATCTGCATGTTGATGGTCACCACGACAGCCGGATGGGACGGTCTACTGATTCCCTTCCTGAATACGCCTCCTGACTGTGACCCGGATGGGGAGAACCCAGGATCGAGTGTCAAAGGGAACTGTGGCAACCCGACAGTGGGCATCGTCTTCTTCACCTCCTACATCACCCTGTCCCTCCTGCTGGTCGTCCTCCTGTACATTGCTGTCTTCCTGGAGACCTTCAACGAGGACGAGCCCGAGCAGCCGAGTGACGACGACTTGCAGATGTTTTATAAAACCTGGAGGAAGTTTGATGCTGACGCCTCACAGGTGATACAGTACAG TCAGCTGTCAGACTTCTGCGACTCTCTGGAGGATCCTCTGAGGATTCCCAAACCAAACAGCATCAAGCTGATCCACATGGATCTGCCTCTGCTTCCTGGAGACAAGATTCACTGTGTGGACATCCTGCTGGCTCTCACTGCACAG GTGTTCGGTGATTCAGGACAGATGGACACTCTCAAAGCCAAAATGGAGGAGAAGTTCATGACCAACAACTTGTCCAAG TTGTCGTACGAACCAATCAGCAGCACCgtgaagaggaaacaggaggaggtTGCGGCGACAGTGATTCAGAAAGCGTACAGGAAGCAcctcctgcaggacagagaTCCTGAGCAGCCGATGGCCGAGCCTGCCGGTGTTGCTGCAGGTGTTTAA
- the LOC118315799 gene encoding sodium channel protein type 4 subunit alpha B-like isoform X2, with protein sequence MMSRKTWFDFWSREDLKTNQMRLDPSQLKQLLGDSAVRAELHDARMVSLLPPVGTEIFRRFTPASLEERLKRKNEEVEEKDPPKPATHLEADKPLPFVYGDPPRKLLNSPLEELDPFYQSQKTFIVISQGNVLQRFNAESSCFLLSPFSLMRTFAIRILTHSLLPLFVLLTILSNCVVMTMNDPPAWTNTAEFLFSAVFVFEVVVKIASRGVCIGTFTFLRDPWNWLDVAVVITTFLTASVNLRKASVVRMIPRVMKMISVYPGVKMTAGALVQSVKRLAHVMVFSLFVLSILALIGLQLFMGTLRQKCVIWPMSNQTYPFHQYINSPENLYFLSGRLDPLLCGNSSDSGACPECFTCLKTDTNPNYGFTNYDSFGFSLLSVVRLMGKDFWENLFQLMMRAASKTSVIAFVLVVFSGSFLLVSLLLVVVAMGLVEQVEATVAEDRRREEEFVQILEVMKRREEVMKMKEEEKEPAVYSVEDSEKHDPPQLKKLTVTWNCCGCWTRLKLRLCTFVTNPFFDLIIVVCIVFNCLFLAMEHFPMTMEFEQLLNVTSLFFTGIFTAEMLLRLMAMDPYHYFRVGWNVFDSIIVAVSLVELALADVVGFPALRCFKLMRGLRLARWWPTLHMLMKIIWTSVSALRNLTLVLLIMVFLFTVVGTKLFQDDYRDHVCSIMMTCELPRWHMHNFFNTFILIFRLLCGEWIETLWDCMEVSGQTTCLIFFIVVFVTINLLVLHLFLALFLSSIRGDYLVAPIEKGGNNLKIAIDQIKAGVAWILEHFWTLLGKKNPVNSHHKVVNGKENSKEYLGLTLVTSDQPLSESKVRGNNYGNKTSECHNSASCRVPVAEAEVDLKMSESEEEKHKDEDSETHRGNTPEDCCCYSSFLDVDASQTKGRVLSNFRRACFSIVQHKLFKAFIIFIIVLSSAALVFEDIHLQQHPVISMVLDKADQVFTLLFLLEMLLKWIACGFKKYFTSAGCWLDFLILAVSLMSLTQGMLGYSELGAGLSLRTLRALRPLRALSRFQGLRVVLKALAASVPSMFDVLLVSVFVWFLFSVVGVNLFAGKFSYCFNETSEEFFLPEQVNNKSECLFLMQENFTDVRWKKMKVHYDNVAAGYLSLLQVATFHGWMDIMYSAVDSSEVESQPVYESNIYIYLYFVCFIIIGCFFTFNLFIRVFINTLHQLRHKFGGKRVFMTDEQQNFSRSMKKLFNKPQKRVPRPQNQCQARLFDLVTTRSFEVVIGALICLNIVTKMVETDQQSHETEAILYCINFIFIIIFFIEFLLKIVALRRHYFSHCLNILDFTAIFITIVGFFFNDLIEKYFVSPSFVILLRLGRFGRIILLVRCFQGFRKLLVAFMMSLPALFNILLLHFLFMFTYSIFGMFSFAHVKREAQIDDMMNFETFVNSIICMLMVTTTAGWDGLLIPFLNTPPDCDPDGENPGSSVKGNCGNPTVGIVFFTSYITLSLLLVVLLYIAVFLETFNEDEPEQPSDDDLQMFYKTWRKFDADASQVIQYSQLSDFCDSLEDPLRIPKPNSIKLIHMDLPLLPGDKIHCVDILLALTAQVFGDSGQMDTLKAKMEEKFMTNNLSKLSYEPISSTVKRKQEEVAATVIQKAYRKHLLQDRDPEQPMAEPAGVAAGV encoded by the exons ATGATGAGCAGAAAGACGTGGTTTGACTTTTGGAGCAGAGAAGATCTGAAGACCAATCAGATGAGACTTGATCCTTCACAACT GAAGCAGTTGCTAGGCGACAGTGCAGTGCGGGCGGAGCTGCACGATGCCAGGATGgtctctctgctgccccctgttgGGACAGAGATCTTCAGACGCTTCACACCAGCCTCGTTGGAGGAGCGACTGAAGAGGAAGAATGAAGAG GTAGAGGAGAAAGACCCACCCAAACCAGCCACTCACCTAGAGGCAGACAAGCCCCTCCCATTTGTCTATGGGGACCCACCCCGCAAGCTTCTCAACAGCCcactggaggagctggatcCTTTCTACCAATCACAGAAG ACGTTCATCGTGATCAGTCAAGGAAACGTCCTCCAAAGGTTCAACGCCGAGTCATCCTGTTTCCTGCTGAGTCCGTTCAGTCTCATGAGGACCTTCGCCATCAGGATCCTCACTCATTC TTTGCTTCCTTTGTTCGTCCTGTTGACGATCTTGTCCAACTGTGTCGTCATGACAATGAATGATCCTCCAGCATGGACCAACACTGCAGA ATTCCTGTTCTCAGCCGTCTTCGTGTTTGAAGTGGTGGTGAAGATCGCGTCGAGAGGCGTCTGTATCGGCACCTTCACGTTCCTCAGAGATCCGTGGAACTGGCTGGACGTCGCTGTCGTCATAACAAC ATTTCTGACGGCGTCGGTGAATCTGAGAAAAGCTTCTGTTGTGAGGATGATTCCCcgagtgatgaagatgatatcAGTCtacccag gtgTGAAGATGACAGCCGGAGCTCTCGTCCAATCAGTGAAGAGACTGGCTCATGTCATGGTGTTCTCACTGTTCGTCCTCAGTATCTTGGCCCTGATTGGTCTGCAGCTCTTCATGGGAACCCTGAGACAAAAATGTGTCATCTGGCCGATGAGCAACCAGACTTACCCCTTCCACCAGTACATCAACAGTCCTg agAATCTATACTTCCTCTCTGGTCGTTTGGACCCTTTGCTGTGTGGAAACAGCTCTGATTCCGG GGCCTGTCCGGAATGTTTCACGTGTTTGAAGACCGACACTAATCCAAACTACGGGTTCACCAACTACGACTCGTTtggtttctctctgctctctgtcgtCAGACTGATGGGCAAAGACTTCTGGGAAAACCTATTTCAGCTG ATGATGCGAGCTGCTAGTAAAACCTCTGTGATCGCCTTCGTGCTCGTCGTCTTCTCCGGCTCTTTCTTGCTCGTCAGCCTCCTCCTGGTGGTGGTTGCCATGGGGTTGGTTGAGCAGGTCGAGGCGACCGTTGCCGAGGACCgacggagagaagaagagtttgTTCAAATCCTCGAGGTGAtgaagagaagggaggaggtgatgaagatgaaagaggaagagaaggag cCTGCAGTCTACAGTGTGGAGGACTCTGAGAAACACGATCCACCACAGCTGAAGAAATTAACAG TGACGTGGAACTGTTGTGGCTGTTGGACAAGGCTCAAACTGCGGCTCTGCACCTTCGTCACAAACCCGTTCTTTGACCTCATCATCGTCGTCTGCATCGTGTTCAACTGCCTCTTCCTCGCCATGGAGCATTTTCCAATGACCATGGAGTttgagcagctgctgaatgtcACATCCCTG TTTTTCACAGGGATCTTCACAGCTGAGATGCTCCTCAGGCTCATGGCCATGGACCCATACCATTACTTCCGG gtGGGCTGGAATGTCTTTGACAGCATCATCGTCGCAGTCAGTCTGGTGGAGCTGGCATTAGCAGATGTTGTTGGCTTTCCTGCGCTGCGCTGCTTCAAGTTG ATGCGGGGGCTGAGACTGGCCCGGTGGTGGCCCACTCTCCACATGTTGATGAAGATTATCTGGACTTCGGTCAGCGCCCTGAGGAACCTGACTCTTGTTCTGCTCATCATGGTCTTCTTGTTCACTGTTGTCGGCACAAAGCTGTTCCAGGACGACTACAGAGACCACGTCTGCTCCATCATGATGACCTGTGAGCTTCCTCGCTGGCACATGCACAACTTCTTCAACACCTTTATTCTCATCTTCAGGCTCCTCTGTGGAGAGTGGATCGAGACGCTGTGGGACTGCATGGAGGTCTCGGGTCAGACCACGTGTCTGATCTTCTTCATCGTGGTCTTCGTCACCATAAACCTGCTG GTCCTGCATCTCTTCTTGGCCTTGTTTCTAAGCTCGATCAGAGGTGATTATCTTGTGGCTCCAatagaaaaaggaggaaacaacCTGAAAATCGCCATAGACCAGATCAAAGCAGGTGTGGCCTGGATCCTGGAACATTTCTGGACTTTGCTAGGGAAGAAGAACCCTGTCAACTCACACCACAAAG TGGTCAACGGGAAGGAAAACAGTAAGGAGTACCTGGGCTTGACCTTAGTGACCTCAGACCAGCCGCTGTCAGAGAGCAAGGTCCGTGGTAATAACTATGGCAACAAGACCAGCGAGTGCCACAACAGCGCCTCCTGCAGGGTTCCTGTTGCCGAAGCCGAGGTCGACCTCAAGATGTCtgaaagtgaagaagagaagcacaaa GATGAAGACAGTGAGACTCATCGAGGAAACACACCTGAAGACTGCTGCTGTTaca gttcGTTCCTGGATGTGGACGCGTCCCAGACCAAAGGGAGGGTCTTGTCTAACTTCAGAAGAGCCTGTTTCTCCATCGTACAACACAAACTCTTTAAGGcgttcatcatcttcatcatcgtcctgAGCAGCGCAGCTCTG gTGTTTGAAGAcatccacctgcagcagcatccgGTCATATCAATGGTTCTGGACAAAGCAGACCAGGTGTTCACCCTCCTGTTCCTGCTGGAGATGCTTCTCAAGTGGATCGCCTGTGGATTCAAGAAGTACTTCACTAGCGCCGGGTGCTGGCTTGACTTCCTCATCTTGGCC GTATCTCTGATGTCACTGACCCAAGGCATGCTGGGATACTCTGAACTGGGAGCAGGCCTGTCTCTGAGGACGCTGAGAGCTCTGAGGCCCCTGAGGGCACTGTCTCGCTTTCAGGGCCTGAGG GTGGTGCTGAAGGCCCTGGCAGCAAGCGTCCCGTCCATGTTCGACGTGCTGCTGGTGTCCGTGTTCGTCTGGTTTCTCTTCAGCGTCGTTGGAGTGAATCTGTTCGCGGGAAAGTTCTCGTACTGTTTCAATGAGACATCAGAAGAATTTTTCTTACCTGAGCAGGTGAACAACAAGAGCGAGTGTTTGTTTCTGATGCAGGAAAACTTCACTGATGTCCgctggaagaagatgaaggtaCACTATGACAACGTGGCAGCAGGTTACCTGTCACTGCTGCAAGTG gcGACATTTCATGGCTGGATGGACATAATGTACTCAGCAGTGGACTccagtgag gtggagTCTCAGCCGGTGTATGAGTCCAACATCTACATTTACCTGTACTTCGTCTGTTTCATCATCATCGGCTGCTTCTTCACCTTCAACCTCTTCATCAGAGTCTTCATCAACACGCTGCACCAGCTGAGACACAAG TTTGGAGGGAAACGTGTTTTCATGACGGACGAGCAGCAGAACTTCTCCAGGTCCATGAAGAAACTGTTCAACAAACCTCAGAAACGTGTCCCACGACCTCAG AACCAGTGCCAGGCTCGGCTCTTTGACCTGGTGACCACTCGTTCTTTTGAGGTGGTCATTGGGGCGTTGATCTGCCTGAACATAGTGACCAAAATGGTAGAGACGGACCAGCAGAGCCACGAGACAGAAGCCATTCTGTACTGTATcaacttcatcttcatcatcatctttttcaTTGAGTTCCTCCTGAAGATCGTCGCGCTCAGACGGCACTACTTCTCCCACTGCTTGAACATTCTGGACTTCACGGCCATTTTCATAACCATTGTAG gtTTCTTCTTCAATGACCTCATCGAAAAGTATTTTGTCTCACCGAGTTTCGTCATTCTTCTCCGATTGGGTCGTTTTGGTCGGATCATCCTTCTCGTTCGCTGTTTCCAGGGGTTCCGGAAGTTACTTGTGGCCTttatgatgtcacttcctgcccTCTTCAACATTTTGCTCCTCCACTTTCTCTTCATGTTCACCTACTCCATCTTTGGCATGTTTAGCTTTGCCCATGTGAAGAGGGAAGCCCAGATTGACGACATGATGAACTTCGAGACGTTTGTGAACAGTATAATCTGCATGTTGATGGTCACCACGACAGCCGGATGGGACGGTCTACTGATTCCCTTCCTGAATACGCCTCCTGACTGTGACCCGGATGGGGAGAACCCAGGATCGAGTGTCAAAGGGAACTGTGGCAACCCGACAGTGGGCATCGTCTTCTTCACCTCCTACATCACCCTGTCCCTCCTGCTGGTCGTCCTCCTGTACATTGCTGTCTTCCTGGAGACCTTCAACGAGGACGAGCCCGAGCAGCCGAGTGACGACGACTTGCAGATGTTTTATAAAACCTGGAGGAAGTTTGATGCTGACGCCTCACAGGTGATACAGTACAG TCAGCTGTCAGACTTCTGCGACTCTCTGGAGGATCCTCTGAGGATTCCCAAACCAAACAGCATCAAGCTGATCCACATGGATCTGCCTCTGCTTCCTGGAGACAAGATTCACTGTGTGGACATCCTGCTGGCTCTCACTGCACAG GTGTTCGGTGATTCAGGACAGATGGACACTCTCAAAGCCAAAATGGAGGAGAAGTTCATGACCAACAACTTGTCCAAG TTGTCGTACGAACCAATCAGCAGCACCgtgaagaggaaacaggaggaggtTGCGGCGACAGTGATTCAGAAAGCGTACAGGAAGCAcctcctgcaggacagagaTCCTGAGCAGCCGATGGCCGAGCCTGCCGGTGTTGCTGCAGGTGTTTAA